One window of the Emcibacter sp. genome contains the following:
- a CDS encoding aromatic ring-hydroxylating dioxygenase subunit alpha, which translates to MGDTETKIKGQPLPRCPGTSFRDLALADTNPVPEFLYEDVYENLGSDPIPASNYTDPEFFELEKKKMWPKVWQFAARVEELPEPGDYVIYEIVGKSFIIMRQKDNSVRAFYNVCLHRGRKLKTEDGWASELHCPFHGFSWNTDGSLKQIPCRWDFEHLKDEEMALPEVQVGQWGGYIFLREAKEGPTLEEYLAPMPEHFKRWKHEECATVIWVGKVVPANWKVVMEAFMESWHTVVTHPQLLPFTGDCNSQYNIYGDHVNMTVTPFGTMSPHIDPKGKSQQWIVDEFVKYNGRSSDNYEEEDDGFNVKVPEGKTAREALGESLRATTTKMFGHDVSFASDCEMMDAILYDVFPNFSPWAGFQPNIVYRWRPWHDQDHTLMEVRILTRVPPGEKAPKAPPMKFLTDDQKWTEAEELGILGDVFEQDMENLPYVQEGLKSSANNEVQLANYQEIQIRQFQNTVMKYVKAEE; encoded by the coding sequence ATGGGTGATACCGAGACCAAAATCAAAGGGCAACCGTTGCCGCGTTGCCCCGGAACCTCGTTCCGGGACCTGGCTCTGGCGGATACCAATCCGGTACCGGAATTTCTTTATGAAGATGTCTATGAGAATCTGGGTTCTGACCCGATCCCTGCCTCAAATTACACCGATCCTGAATTTTTCGAACTTGAGAAAAAGAAAATGTGGCCCAAGGTATGGCAGTTTGCCGCCCGCGTGGAGGAACTGCCGGAACCCGGGGACTATGTCATTTATGAAATTGTCGGCAAGTCCTTCATTATCATGCGCCAGAAGGACAACAGCGTACGTGCCTTTTATAATGTGTGCCTGCACCGCGGACGCAAGCTGAAGACAGAAGACGGCTGGGCCAGCGAACTGCATTGTCCTTTCCATGGTTTTTCCTGGAATACAGACGGGTCCCTGAAACAGATCCCATGTCGCTGGGATTTCGAACATCTCAAAGACGAGGAAATGGCCCTGCCGGAAGTCCAGGTCGGGCAATGGGGCGGCTATATTTTCCTTCGCGAAGCCAAGGAAGGTCCCACCCTGGAAGAATATCTGGCCCCCATGCCGGAACATTTCAAACGCTGGAAACACGAAGAATGCGCCACAGTCATCTGGGTTGGTAAAGTCGTTCCTGCCAACTGGAAAGTCGTGATGGAAGCCTTTATGGAAAGCTGGCACACCGTTGTGACCCATCCCCAGCTTCTGCCCTTTACCGGCGACTGCAATTCCCAATACAACATCTATGGTGACCATGTGAACATGACGGTGACCCCTTTCGGAACCATGTCGCCGCACATCGACCCGAAGGGCAAGTCACAGCAATGGATTGTCGACGAATTCGTCAAATATAACGGACGCTCTTCTGATAACTATGAAGAAGAAGATGATGGCTTCAACGTCAAGGTGCCAGAAGGCAAGACCGCCCGGGAAGCACTGGGCGAAAGCCTGCGTGCAACAACAACCAAAATGTTTGGCCATGACGTGAGCTTTGCCTCCGACTGTGAAATGATGGACGCTATCCTTTACGATGTGTTCCCCAATTTCAGTCCGTGGGCGGGTTTCCAGCCGAATATTGTCTATCGCTGGCGCCCCTGGCATGATCAGGATCACACCCTGATGGAAGTTCGCATCCTGACCCGTGTCCCGCCCGGGGAAAAAGCCCCCAAGGCTCCGCCAATGAAATTCCTGACAGACGATCAGAAATGGACGGAGGCAGAGGAACTCGGGATTCTTGGTGATGTCTTCGAGCAGGACATGGAAAATCTGCCCTATGTGCAGGAGGGGCTGAAATCCTCCGCCAACAACGAAGTTCAACTGGCCAACTACCAGGAAATACAGATCAGGCAGTTCCAGAATACGGTCATGAAATATGTTAAAGCGGAAGAATAA